A section of the Flavobacteriales bacterium genome encodes:
- a CDS encoding T9SS type A sorting domain-containing protein, producing MTTRAILLLTAITMAVQVRAQGDLENVIVETYYISDANDATDTIGGGLAEPSRTYRVYVDLCDSCALRAVYGDASHALEVRSTAPFFNNLDRGKSFGHEINNGALDENTVALDSWFSLGAGSNQKFGILKADDPDGSILGGNDGGSAMIPGGLLQNVDPLAGAPLDSLDGLVPLNGGSALPPGFAVTGLSPDSLFEDSIAGGEFVTSNTRISCIAPGVTGPTAANRILIGQFTTTGELNFCLNIEIQRASGTLIKYVCRDTLLQTGEVASGLLQYPPQCGCMDPNYLEFDPTAGCDDGSCATPIVFGCLDSLACNFDQGANFPVDALCCYGPDDCNGLDISIVCPDVGIVDPHGGAADWSFHPNPSSGDLLTITWVGLHPERVRVLDGIGRTMIEQELGATPDGSVLLDVSALPPGLYLVQLADADTTRVRRLVRG from the coding sequence ACCTGGAGAACGTCATCGTGGAGACCTATTACATCTCCGATGCGAACGACGCCACGGACACCATCGGCGGTGGCCTGGCAGAGCCATCACGCACCTACCGCGTGTATGTGGACCTCTGCGACAGCTGTGCCCTGCGCGCCGTCTACGGCGATGCCTCACATGCACTGGAGGTCCGTTCCACCGCACCCTTCTTCAACAACCTCGACCGTGGCAAGAGCTTCGGGCACGAGATCAACAACGGTGCGTTGGACGAGAACACGGTGGCCCTGGACTCGTGGTTCTCACTCGGTGCGGGAAGCAACCAGAAATTCGGCATCCTGAAGGCCGACGACCCGGATGGCAGCATCCTGGGTGGGAACGACGGCGGCAGCGCGATGATCCCCGGGGGCCTGTTGCAGAACGTCGATCCTCTCGCAGGCGCCCCGCTCGATTCGCTGGACGGCCTGGTGCCGCTGAACGGAGGTTCCGCCCTGCCACCCGGTTTCGCCGTCACCGGCCTCAGCCCTGACAGCCTGTTCGAGGACAGCATCGCGGGGGGCGAGTTCGTGACCAGCAACACGCGGATCAGCTGTATCGCTCCCGGTGTCACGGGTCCGACCGCGGCGAACCGCATCCTGATCGGGCAGTTCACCACCACCGGCGAACTGAACTTCTGCCTGAACATCGAGATCCAACGGGCGAGCGGCACCCTGATCAAGTACGTGTGCCGGGACACACTGCTTCAAACCGGCGAAGTGGCCAGCGGCCTGTTACAGTATCCACCACAGTGCGGCTGCATGGACCCGAACTACCTGGAGTTCGACCCCACGGCCGGCTGCGACGACGGATCCTGCGCCACGCCCATCGTCTTTGGGTGCCTGGACAGCCTGGCCTGCAACTTTGATCAAGGGGCCAATTTCCCTGTGGACGCGCTGTGCTGCTATGGCCCGGACGACTGCAATGGTCTCGACATCTCCATCGTCTGCCCGGACGTGGGCATCGTCGATCCGCACGGTGGCGCCGCCGACTGGAGCTTTCATCCGAACCCGTCCAGCGGCGACCTGCTCACGATCACCTGGGTCGGTCTTCATCCGGAGCGCGTGCGTGTGCTCGACGGGATCGGCAGGACCATGATCGAGCAGGAGTTGGGGGCAACACCCGACGGATCTGTGCTTCTGGACGTTTCCGCATTGCCTCCCGGGCTGTACTTGGTGCAGCTCGCGGATGCGGATACGACCCGCGTGAGACGGTTGGTCCGAGGATGA
- a CDS encoding T9SS type A sorting domain-containing protein, which yields MHRPLLSVLILLVTPALAQYTPPDPSGLENILVERYYVSDANDASDTDGSSDLDAGEVTYRVYADLKEGYKLITVGGFPGHDISFNTTTTFFYNDDRGEAWAVDINDIHINKNSVAIDSWLTIGAASDAHWGVPKDEDTDGSILINNDGGSTGTPMLVNTDPLAGIPLTQADGLLAGTPPGILSVGLAPTIFNDVNGSSYTSDNFAWSSNIGNIEGPTASNKILLGQFTTDGTFTFCLNLWVRIPDSLVCNDPNCHEILEYYATIIPSDTIGGGYNADNKFSFPWLCFDSSSQQVDCLGVPGGSALPGTPCDDGNADTSNDVFDANCACVGEDCEGVLGGNALPGQPCDDGDPNSVNDTWQPGCVCSGVVGVEELATGDVLVTVHPNPVVDRFTVGIHGAVGERASFELRTALGQLVESRDLGALGERWSGKIDLGNAASGIYFLEVVHGGAREVKRVVKR from the coding sequence ATGCACCGCCCGCTCCTATCCGTCCTGATCCTCCTCGTCACACCTGCGCTGGCCCAGTACACCCCGCCCGACCCCAGCGGTCTGGAGAACATCCTGGTGGAGCGCTACTATGTGTCCGACGCGAACGACGCATCCGACACCGACGGCAGCAGCGACCTGGATGCGGGTGAGGTGACCTACCGCGTCTACGCCGACCTCAAGGAGGGGTACAAGCTGATCACCGTGGGCGGGTTCCCCGGCCACGACATCAGCTTCAATACCACGACCACGTTCTTCTACAACGATGATCGCGGAGAGGCCTGGGCCGTGGACATCAACGACATCCATATCAACAAGAACTCGGTGGCCATCGACAGCTGGCTGACCATCGGGGCAGCGAGCGATGCGCACTGGGGTGTACCCAAGGACGAGGACACCGATGGGTCGATCTTGATCAACAACGACGGGGGCAGCACCGGCACCCCGATGCTGGTGAACACCGATCCACTGGCGGGCATCCCGCTCACGCAAGCGGACGGTCTGCTCGCAGGAACGCCGCCGGGCATCCTTTCCGTGGGCCTGGCACCGACCATCTTCAATGACGTCAACGGCAGCAGCTATACCTCGGACAACTTCGCCTGGAGCAGCAACATCGGCAACATCGAAGGACCCACGGCCTCCAACAAGATCCTGCTCGGCCAGTTCACGACCGACGGGACCTTCACCTTCTGCCTCAACCTCTGGGTGCGGATCCCGGACAGCCTGGTATGCAATGACCCGAACTGCCACGAGATCCTGGAGTACTACGCCACCATCATCCCCTCCGACACGATCGGCGGCGGATACAACGCGGACAACAAGTTCAGCTTCCCCTGGTTGTGCTTCGATTCAAGCAGCCAGCAGGTGGACTGCCTCGGTGTGCCGGGCGGAAGCGCCCTGCCGGGAACTCCCTGTGATGACGGCAACGCGGACACCTCGAATGATGTGTTCGATGCCAATTGCGCGTGCGTGGGCGAGGACTGCGAAGGTGTCCTTGGTGGCAATGCCCTGCCCGGCCAGCCGTGCGATGATGGTGACCCGAACTCGGTGAACGACACCTGGCAACCCGGCTGTGTGTGCAGCGGGGTCGTCGGCGTCGAGGAGCTTGCCACGGGCGACGTCCTTGTGACCGTGCACCCGAACCCCGTGGTCGACCGCTTCACCGTGGGGATCCACGGCGCTGTCGGAGAGCGCGCATCGTTCGAACTGCGCACGGCGCTCGGCCAGCTGGTGGAGTCGCGCGATCTGGGTGCGCTCGGTGAGCGCTGGAGCGGAAAGATCGACCTGGGGAACGCCGCGAGCGGCATCTACTTCCTGGAGGTGGTGCATGGCGGTGCACGCGAGGTGAAGCGCGTGGTGAAGCGTTGA